Below is a window of Nocardioides conyzicola DNA.
CAGCGTCTCGAGCACCAGCTCGAGGTCGCGGGTCCAGTCGAGGACGTCCGGGTAGAGGTGCGAGGTCGACGACCCGATCCCGGGTCGGTCCAGCCCGATCAGCCGCAGACCGCGCCGCTCGGCGTACTCCCTGGCCTCGACCGGGATCTGCCGGCGAGCGCCGGGCGTCCCGTGCATCCAGATGACCGCGGGACCGCGGCGCGAGCCGTACTCCGCGAAGCTGATCCGGCGGTCGCCGCGCACGGCGACGTTGCCCTCGAGGGCGGGCCGCTTGAGGTCGCTCAACGGACCAGCCGTACGGCGGCCGGGTCGACCACGTTGCCGATCTCGGCCAGGGCGCCGAGGAGGCGCCCGTCACCGACGACGAGGGGCCCGTCCACGACGTCGAGCACGACCGCGGTGATGTTGTCCTTGCCGCCCGCGAGCAGCGCCGACTGGGTCAGCACGGCGGCCGCGGAGTGCGGGTCGGTCAGCCGGAGCACCTCGGCGATCCGGTCGTCGCGCACCAGGTCGGTCAGGCCGTCGCTGCACAGCAGCAGTCGGTCGCCGGGGCGAACCTCGAGGTCGGTCACGTCGAAGGACCGATCAGGACCGGCGTCCAGCGAGCGCAGCACGACGTTGCCCCACGGGTGGCCGAAGCGGTCCGCGGGATCGAGCTGACCGGTGTCGACGAGGTGCTGGACGTAGGTGTGGTCGTAGGAGATCTGGCTCAGCGTGCCGTCCCGCAGGAGATAGGCGCGGCTGTCGCCGACGTGCGCCAGCGCGACCCTCGTCCCGTCGCTCGCCACCGCGGTCAGCGTGG
It encodes the following:
- a CDS encoding PP2C family protein-serine/threonine phosphatase, producing MLRFSGAGVSDVGRVRPHNEDSAFHGPFVAVVADGVGGAAAGEVASATAAYVVAATALARFGDDPVEVLVRAIEDAHECLRAGVAADEELAGMATTLTAVASDGTRVALAHVGDSRAYLLRDGTLSQISYDHTYVQHLVDTGQLDPADRFGHPWGNVVLRSLDAGPDRSFDVTDLEVRPGDRLLLCSDGLTDLVRDDRIAEVLRLTDPHSAAAVLTQSALLAGGKDNITAVVLDVVDGPLVVGDGRLLGALAEIGNVVDPAAVRLVR